From one [Ruminococcus] lactaris ATCC 29176 genomic stretch:
- a CDS encoding zinc ribbon domain-containing protein encodes MNYDETVFVNPDKLGLDEGDTLDELYRKLGKAYYEGAFEDPLPQLLPLFDKITKIKGLSAGRGQQKRDDVPAQRYCPSCGKLIDGQDRFCGGCGYDLNDVGVKSPRL; translated from the coding sequence ATGAATTACGATGAGACAGTTTTTGTAAATCCAGACAAATTAGGATTGGATGAAGGAGATACTTTAGATGAACTATACAGAAAATTAGGGAAAGCCTATTATGAGGGAGCATTTGAAGATCCATTACCGCAGTTATTACCTTTATTTGATAAAATTACAAAAATAAAAGGCTTGTCTGCAGGCAGGGGTCAGCAGAAAAGGGACGACGTTCCTGCACAGAGATATTGTCCTTCCTGTGGAAAATTAATTGATGGTCAAGACAGATTTTGTGGTGGATGCGGATACGATTTAAATGATGTCGGGGTCAAAAGCCCCCGA